From a single Toxoplasma gondii ME49 chromosome II, whole genome shotgun sequence genomic region:
- a CDS encoding hypothetical protein (encoded by transcript TGME49_297300) has product MGGGLHDANVTRIRELQQRSSEGLVAEQTPVNRSVLVVNEVRDDEQDEKHVTDGEPADDMEPDFEEQDDEDSVIDKEQVEDAGHGPEEQLVADEEEILDVQESARQQ; this is encoded by the coding sequence ATGGGTGGCGGATTACATGACGCGAACGTTACCCGCATAAGAGAACTGCAACAACGCTCGTCAGAGGGGCTGGTGGCGGAGCAAACACCTGTCAACAGATCGGTGCTTGTAGTCAACGAAGTGCGAGATGATGAGCAAGACGAGAAGCATGTTACCGATGGAGAGCCAGCAGACGACATGGAGCCCGATTTTGAAGAGCAAGATGACGAAGATTCTGTCATTGATAAAGAGCAAGTCGAAGACGCAGGGCACGGGCCTGAAGAACAGCTGGTGGctgatgaagaagagataCTAGATGTGCAAGAGTCGGCTCGGCAACAGTAG